TTGCGCTTTTCGAGGAATGCGCGGACGCCTTCTTTGGCGTCAGCGCTCTGCCGCACTTCGCGCGCCATCCTGAGCATGTCGTCGTGCCAGGCGTCGAATGTCTCCGACATGCAACGGCGGACCGTGGCCTTCATCGCGCGCAGCGAGAGGGGTGCATTGCCTGCGACTTTTGTCGCCATCGCCGTCGCCGCATCGGCGAGCTTTGCGTCGCTTACCACCTGCTGTACGAGGCCCATTTTCAAGCCCTGCTCGGCGTCGAAGAGATCCGCCGAGTAGAGAATCATCGCCGTGTTCGCCGCGCCGCAAATCTCGATGAGCTTGCGCGTGAAATCGTACGGCACCATCAGGCCGACCTTGCCCAGCGTCATGCCGAGGCGCGCGCTCTCCGACGCGATACGCAGATCGCAATGCAGCGCCAGCTCGAGGCCGCCCGCGAGCGCCGCGCCTTGCACCGCCGCAATGGTAGGAACGGGGAATTTCTCGAGCCTGCCGAACGTGCCCTCGAGCGACGCGACATTGTGACCGCCCGCCGCTTCATCGACTTCCTTGAGATCGACGCCCGCGCAGAAGCTCGCGCCTTCGCCGCGCAGCAGCAGCGCGCGAATCTCCTTGTCGCGTTCGAGTTCGATGAGAGTGCGGTTGAGCGTCTCGATCATCGGCTGATTGAGCGCGTTGCGCTTTTCGGGCCGATTGAGCGTGAGCACGGCGTAGTTCTGCTGGCGTGAAACTTTGAGCACTTCGTCGGCCATCGCGATAACTCCGGAAGAGATTTGCGGACGACGGCAGCATCGCATGCGATCCCGCCGCCTCCAAGTTTCGGCGGCGAGCTACGCGACGATGCTCAGCATCTTGTCCTTCACGTAGATGAACTTCTTGGGCGGCTTGCCGTTGAGGTTGCGCGTCACGGCCTCGCTCTTCATCGCGAGGTCGCGCACTTCTTCTTCGCTCGCGCCGACCGCGACCTGCAATCGATCGCGCACTTTGCCGTTGATTTGCACGACGACGGTGACGGCGTCCTCGCGCGTCAGTGCCGCGTCGAACTTCGGCCACGATTCGAGATGAATCGATTTGTAGTGGCCCAGCTCGCGCCAGATTTCCTCGGTGATATACGGCGCCATCGCGGCGAGCATCACGAGATACGACTCGACGAGGAAGCGGTTCATCTGATCGGGCGCGAGCTTCGCGAGATGATTCAGATGCGCCATCATCGCGGCGAGCGCGGTGTTGAAGCGCAGGCGCTCGACCAGGTCTGTGACCTTCGCGATCGTCTGATGCGCGAGCTTGATCGTCTCGGCCGAGGGCGCACCTTCGGGGCTTCCCGCCGCGACGTACTTGCGCACAAAGTTCCACACGCGCACGAGGTAGCGCTGCATGTCGCCGACGCCGTTCTCGTTCCAGTTGGTCGCCTCGTCGAACGGGCTCATGAAGAGCTCCCAGAGCCGCAGCGCGTCTGCCCCATATTTCTCGATCATCGAGTCGGGAGTGACGACGTTGCCCTTGCTCTTCGACATCCGCTGGCCGTCGGGCGCCCACACGACGCCCTGGTTGCGCAGCACGGGGAATGGCTCCTGGAAGTTGATGAGCTCGGAGTCGAACATCACCTTGGTCCACATCCGCGCGTAGAGCAGATGCATCACGGCATGCTCGGCGCCGCCGACATAGAGATCGACAGGTAGCCAGTAGTCAACCGCGTGCCGCGCGAAGGGCACTGACGATTCGTGCGGCGAGGCGAAGCGGATGAAGTACCACGACGAACAGGCGAAGCCGTCGAGCGTGTCGGTCTCGCGCTCGGCCGGACCACCGCACTTGGGACACGTCGTGTTGACGAATTCGGGCACGTTCGCGAGCGGAGAGCGCCCCGTCCCCGACGGCAGGTATTCCTTCATGGGAGGCAGCAGCACGGGCAGCTGATCCTCGGGCACCGGCACGATACCGTCGGTCTTGCAGTACACGATCGGAATCGGGCATCCCCAGTAGCGCTGCCGAGAAATCAGCCAGTCGCGCATCCGATAACTGATAGTGGCTTTGCCGATACCGCTGCGCTCAGCATACGCGGCGACTTCCGTGAGCGCCTCAGCGGTAGGCTTACCATCGAGGAATCCCGAGTTGATCGCGACGCCGTATTCGGTAAACGCACGATCCAGCGCCAGTTCGCTGCCATCGAGAGGAGCGGTGACGCGTGGAATTTCGAGACCGTACTTCTTGGCGAATTCGTAGTCGCGCTGATCCTGCCCGGGCGCCGCCATGATCGCGCCGGTGCCGTAACCCATCAGCACGTAGTCGGCGATCCAGATCGGGATGTCTTTCTTGGTGAATACGTTGCGCGCGTATGCGCCCGTGAAGACTCCGGACTTTTCTTTCACGGTCGACATCCGCTCGATCTCGCTCTGCCGCCGCGCCTGCGTGACGTATTCATCGACCGCCTTGCGCTGACTATCAGTCGTAATTTCGGCGACTAACGGATGCTCCGGAGCGAGGACCATGAACGATACACCGAAGACGGTATCGGGCCGAGTAGTGAAGAAGCGAACTTCTTTGCCCTGATGCCCCGGAACCGGGAAGGCAAGCTCCGCGCCTTCGGAGCGGCCGATCCAGTTGCGCTGCATCAGCTTGATCGGCTCGGGCCAATCGATTTGATCCAGATCGTCGAGCAGGCGATCGGCGTAGGCAGTGATCTTGATGTACCACTGCTCGAGGTCTTTCTTGGTGACGGGATTGTCCGTGTGACGCCAGCAGCATCCGTTGACGACCTGCTCGTTGGCGAGGATCGTGCGGCAGAGATCGCACCACCATTGCGAGCCCATCGCGCGGTACGCGAGCCCGCGTTTCAGGAGCATCAGGAAGAAATACTGCGTCCACTTGTAGTACTCGGGCGACGACGAGTTGATCTCGCGCGTCCAGTCGTAGGCGCACCCCGAGATCGTGAGCTGGCGCTTGAAGTTGGCGGCGTAACGCGGAACGGTTTCCGTCGGATGCGATCCGCGCAGGATCGCTTCGTTTTCGGCCGGCAGTCCGAACGCGTCCCAGCCCATCGGATGCAGTACGTTGAAGCCAGCCATCCGCTTGTAGCGCCCGATCACGTCGCACGGCACGTAGTTATGAAGATGGCCGACGGACAGGCCCGCACCGGAAGGGTAGGGGAACATCTCGAGCACGTAGAACTTGGGCCGCCCGGGCTCCTCGCGCGTCAGGTAAAGCTGCGTGCGATCCCATTCCGCCTGCCAGCGTGGTTCGATCTTCTTAGGGTCGTAACGTTCGTCCATCAAAATCCGCCCGCGTTCCCTCGTTCAAACTCGAATGGTCAAGTTTACCGTGCCGGTCGAACTCGTCCAACCACGAGCGCGATCTCTCAGTAATCCGAGGGCAGGATTCGCAAGCGCGGCCCATTCGATTGTTGGTAGATCCTTCTCTGATTCCCTCACCTTGTCGAAGGAGGGGCAAGCGAAGAGGCCCACGTCGGTATGCGGTTAAATGTTGATTCTCGACAGCGACTCCCAAGGAGTTGCATAAGAGTCGGCGCGCGCTGAACACGAGGCGTTGCACCTCTTGCTCGCCCTCTCCTTGGACAAGGAGAGAGGACAGCCATGCTTGACCGACTTCGATGCGCGGGTTATTCGCATTTGAGCGCTATCGTCGAATCGGTGCGTTAAAGTGGCACAGGCTCTTGGCATTGTGAGTGACAGCAGCGTCGATCTTCCGGCCGCCGAGGCTGCGCGGCTCGGGATTGAGATCGCGCCGCTGCAGGTTGCGTTTGCGACCGAGTTCTTTGTCGATACGAAACTGCCGCGCGCGGAGTTCTACCGGCGTCTGCCGGGCGAGCCGCGCCTGCCTGTGGTCGCCGCTGCGATGCCGGCGGATTTTCTTGCCGCCTATCGCCGCTCGCACGAGCGCGCGCAGAACATTCTCTGTCTCATCAATCCATTCGAATCGTGCTCGACGTACACCTCGGCGTATTCGGCCGCGGTCGTCGCCAAGCGCGACAATCAGATCGGCGTTGATGTCCTCAATACCGGTCGCGCTCTGACTGGCCTCGGTGCGGTTTGTATCGAGGCCGCCGAGATGGCCTCGCGCGGCGCGACGGGCGCCGAAGTGATCGCCGCGATCGAGGACGCGACTCCGCATATCGACAGCTATTACGCGCCCGTTACGAGCGAGTACCTGCAGCGCGACGGCCGCATCTCGATTTACGAGATGGAAGTCGGCAGCCTGCGCGGGATGCTGCCGCTTATCCGCATATGGGGGCGAGTCGCCGTCGTCGGCAAGGCCAGGACACAGGCCGAGAATATCGAGGCGATGCTGAGGCGCGCCGAATCCGAGCTTGCCGGTGCCGAAGCCACTGTCGTCGTGACGCACGGCGATAACGCTCGCGGCGCCGAGGATCTTGCCGAAGCGGCGAAGAAGCGCCTCAAGTGCCGCAACCTGATTGTCACTGAGCTGGGTCCGTCCGCCGGCGCCTACTGTGGACCGGGGACCGTCGGCCTTGGATACTGTCCGAGTCTGATGAAGCTCAACTGAACTTCGAAGTTTGAAGTCGCAAGCCGCAACGGAGCGTGCGCATGAAATTCGGAATCTTCTACGAACACTCGGTGCAGAAGCCGTGGGATCGTAAATCGGAGCTGCGCGCCTATCATCAGGCGCTCGAGCAAATCGAGCTTGCCGATGAACTCGGCTTCGACCAGGTCTGGGAAGTCGAGCATCACTTTCTCGAAGAGTATTCGCATTCGTCCGCGCCCGAGGTTTTCCTCGCGGCGGCTGCGGCGCGCACCAAGA
This genomic stretch from Candidatus Binataceae bacterium harbors:
- the leuS gene encoding leucine--tRNA ligase, producing the protein MDERYDPKKIEPRWQAEWDRTQLYLTREEPGRPKFYVLEMFPYPSGAGLSVGHLHNYVPCDVIGRYKRMAGFNVLHPMGWDAFGLPAENEAILRGSHPTETVPRYAANFKRQLTISGCAYDWTREINSSSPEYYKWTQYFFLMLLKRGLAYRAMGSQWWCDLCRTILANEQVVNGCCWRHTDNPVTKKDLEQWYIKITAYADRLLDDLDQIDWPEPIKLMQRNWIGRSEGAELAFPVPGHQGKEVRFFTTRPDTVFGVSFMVLAPEHPLVAEITTDSQRKAVDEYVTQARRQSEIERMSTVKEKSGVFTGAYARNVFTKKDIPIWIADYVLMGYGTGAIMAAPGQDQRDYEFAKKYGLEIPRVTAPLDGSELALDRAFTEYGVAINSGFLDGKPTAEALTEVAAYAERSGIGKATISYRMRDWLISRQRYWGCPIPIVYCKTDGIVPVPEDQLPVLLPPMKEYLPSGTGRSPLANVPEFVNTTCPKCGGPAERETDTLDGFACSSWYFIRFASPHESSVPFARHAVDYWLPVDLYVGGAEHAVMHLLYARMWTKVMFDSELINFQEPFPVLRNQGVVWAPDGQRMSKSKGNVVTPDSMIEKYGADALRLWELFMSPFDEATNWNENGVGDMQRYLVRVWNFVRKYVAAGSPEGAPSAETIKLAHQTIAKVTDLVERLRFNTALAAMMAHLNHLAKLAPDQMNRFLVESYLVMLAAMAPYITEEIWRELGHYKSIHLESWPKFDAALTREDAVTVVVQINGKVRDRLQVAVGASEEEVRDLAMKSEAVTRNLNGKPPKKFIYVKDKMLSIVA
- a CDS encoding DegV family protein, whose product is MSDSSVDLPAAEAARLGIEIAPLQVAFATEFFVDTKLPRAEFYRRLPGEPRLPVVAAAMPADFLAAYRRSHERAQNILCLINPFESCSTYTSAYSAAVVAKRDNQIGVDVLNTGRALTGLGAVCIEAAEMASRGATGAEVIAAIEDATPHIDSYYAPVTSEYLQRDGRISIYEMEVGSLRGMLPLIRIWGRVAVVGKARTQAENIEAMLRRAESELAGAEATVVVTHGDNARGAEDLAEAAKKRLKCRNLIVTELGPSAGAYCGPGTVGLGYCPSLMKLN
- a CDS encoding enoyl-CoA hydratase/isomerase family protein, yielding MADEVLKVSRQQNYAVLTLNRPEKRNALNQPMIETLNRTLIELERDKEIRALLLRGEGASFCAGVDLKEVDEAAGGHNVASLEGTFGRLEKFPVPTIAAVQGAALAGGLELALHCDLRIASESARLGMTLGKVGLMVPYDFTRKLIEICGAANTAMILYSADLFDAEQGLKMGLVQQVVSDAKLADAATAMATKVAGNAPLSLRAMKATVRRCMSETFDAWHDDMLRMAREVRQSADAKEGVRAFLEKR